From the Sulfurimonas sp. C5 genome, one window contains:
- a CDS encoding cold shock domain-containing protein — protein sequence MAQLLNGSVKWFNDEKGYGFIQQDNGDKDLFVHFRQVNNPQGGRVSLQEGQKVTFEIGEGQKGPQAENVTPL from the coding sequence ATGGCACAACTGTTAAACGGATCGGTAAAATGGTTCAATGATGAAAAAGGTTATGGTTTTATCCAACAAGATAATGGAGACAAAGATTTATTTGTACACTTCCGTCAAGTAAACAATCCACAAGGTGGAAGAGTTTCTCTTCAAGAAGGACAAAAAGTTACTTTCGAAATCGGTGAGGGACAAAAAGGTCCTCAAGCTGAGAACGTAACACCACTATAA
- a CDS encoding acetate kinase, producing the protein MNILIVNAGSSSLKVKVIELPSGKVLYVKHIEHIGEKNSVIQAHSQAFYFLDLNFNAIDAVGHRVVHGGEKFSEGVLINDEVVQTIKKLIPLAPLHNPANLEGIKLMQTIVPHIPQVAIFDTAFHTSLEKKAYLYALPYDLYETHHIRRYGFHGTSHKYLLNEAAKFLEKNIEDINIITLHLGNGESICAIKNGKSIDISMGFTPLEGLIMGSRSGDIDAEIVLYMQKTLGLSIDEVDTILNKKSGLLGICGDNDLRDILNRDDPRAKLAVDMMVRRIQKYIGSYLVLLEGKVDAIVFSGGIGEHADIIRKKILDNDLIGRYESFVIHTDEELEIANESWNVLKDI; encoded by the coding sequence ATGAATATACTAATTGTTAATGCGGGAAGTTCATCTCTAAAAGTAAAAGTGATAGAGTTACCAAGCGGTAAAGTTTTATATGTAAAGCATATAGAACATATTGGAGAAAAAAACTCAGTTATTCAAGCTCATAGTCAGGCATTTTATTTTTTAGATCTTAATTTTAATGCTATAGATGCAGTAGGGCATAGGGTTGTGCACGGAGGTGAAAAATTTTCGGAAGGGGTGCTGATTAATGATGAGGTTGTACAAACTATAAAGAAGCTAATCCCTTTGGCACCATTGCATAACCCTGCGAATTTGGAAGGGATTAAACTGATGCAAACAATTGTGCCACATATCCCTCAAGTAGCAATATTTGATACTGCATTTCATACATCTTTGGAGAAAAAAGCATATCTTTACGCACTCCCATACGACCTTTATGAAACACATCATATAAGACGTTATGGATTTCATGGAACATCCCATAAATACCTTCTGAATGAAGCCGCAAAATTCTTGGAAAAAAATATAGAAGATATAAATATAATAACACTTCATTTAGGTAATGGAGAGAGTATCTGTGCAATTAAAAACGGTAAAAGTATTGATATCTCTATGGGGTTCACTCCATTAGAAGGTTTGATTATGGGGTCACGCAGTGGAGATATTGATGCGGAGATAGTTCTTTATATGCAAAAGACACTTGGGCTCAGTATTGATGAAGTAGATACGATCTTAAACAAGAAGTCAGGACTTCTCGGTATCTGCGGTGACAATGACTTGCGAGATATTTTAAACAGAGATGATCCTCGTGCAAAACTTGCAGTTGATATGATGGTACGAAGAATTCAAAAGTATATAGGTTCTTATCTCGTACTGCTAGAAGGAAAAGTTGATGCCATAGTATTTAGCGGTGGTATAGGGGAACATGCCGATATTATCAGAAAGAAAATTTTGGATAATGACTTAATTGGTCGATATGAAAGCTTTGTTATTCATACGGATGAAGAGTTGGAAATTGCGAATGAGTCTTGGAATGTTTTAAAAGATATATAG
- a CDS encoding phosphomannomutase/phosphoglucomutase, whose translation MSIYREYDIRGIYEKELNKESVTKIGYALSSKISGEYVAVGYDARSHSPILFEYLVSGLNAGGKKVLNMGLVPTPVNYFTNYQDWNGITPSASVMITGSHNPSEYNGFKITIDKAPFFGEDIYALGRECEAMQSVSEVERQVTEIDAKSRYIDFMVEQFAHLKGMKERIVYDCGNGVAGIVLPEIFEKLELNTTGLYVDPDGTFPNHHPDPSVEKNLNDVKELLAKEGDIAFAYDGDADRIAVLTHKNNIKGDMMALLYSMKMDKPTVVGEVKCSQVMYDELERRGGKTVMYKTGHSNLKVKMKEVNADLACEVSGHVFFKNRYFGYDDAIYATFRMLELVQDGIDLDAELARLPQVFSTEEIKVETTEAQKFQIMDKVKELLQNPPASFPKIKNIIDVDGVRINFENGWGLVRASNTTPVLVTRFESTSKEDAALYESAVNQLIQTAKDSL comes from the coding sequence GTGAGCATATATAGAGAGTACGATATACGTGGTATTTATGAGAAAGAATTAAATAAAGAGAGTGTAACGAAAATAGGTTATGCTCTTTCATCAAAAATTAGCGGTGAATATGTAGCAGTTGGTTATGATGCTAGAAGTCATTCACCAATCCTTTTTGAATACCTTGTAAGTGGACTCAATGCAGGTGGAAAGAAAGTTTTAAATATGGGGCTTGTACCAACACCGGTGAACTATTTTACAAACTACCAAGATTGGAATGGTATTACTCCTTCAGCTTCTGTAATGATTACAGGTTCACACAATCCAAGTGAATATAACGGGTTTAAAATTACTATCGATAAAGCACCATTTTTCGGAGAAGATATTTATGCACTCGGGCGTGAATGTGAAGCAATGCAGAGTGTTTCAGAAGTTGAACGTCAAGTGACTGAGATAGATGCAAAAAGCAGATATATAGACTTTATGGTTGAACAATTTGCACATCTCAAAGGCATGAAAGAACGTATTGTTTACGATTGCGGTAATGGAGTTGCAGGTATTGTCCTTCCAGAAATCTTTGAAAAACTGGAATTAAATACAACAGGCTTATATGTTGATCCTGATGGAACATTCCCAAATCATCACCCTGATCCTTCGGTTGAAAAAAACTTAAACGATGTGAAAGAACTTTTAGCAAAAGAGGGTGATATTGCTTTTGCATACGACGGTGATGCGGATAGAATAGCCGTACTTACACATAAAAACAATATAAAAGGAGACATGATGGCTCTTTTATATTCTATGAAGATGGATAAACCGACGGTTGTCGGTGAAGTGAAATGTTCACAAGTAATGTATGATGAACTTGAACGCCGTGGCGGGAAAACAGTAATGTATAAAACAGGACACTCAAACTTAAAAGTAAAAATGAAAGAGGTAAATGCTGACCTTGCATGTGAAGTAAGCGGACATGTCTTTTTCAAAAATCGATATTTCGGTTATGACGATGCTATTTATGCAACTTTTAGAATGTTGGAACTTGTACAAGACGGCATTGATTTAGATGCTGAACTTGCACGTCTTCCACAAGTGTTTTCTACAGAAGAGATAAAAGTAGAAACTACAGAAGCACAAAAATTTCAAATTATGGACAAAGTTAAAGAGCTTTTACAAAACCCTCCGGCATCTTTTCCAAAAATTAAAAATATTATTGATGTTGACGGTGTACGCATCAACTTTGAAAATGGTTGGGGTTTAGTACGTGCATCAAATACTACACCTGTACTTGTTACTCGTTTTGAATCAACTTCTAAAGAGGATGCTGCTCTTTATGAATCAGCAGTAAATCAACTTATACAAACAGCAAAGGACAGCCTATGA